A DNA window from bacterium contains the following coding sequences:
- a CDS encoding peptidylprolyl isomerase, whose protein sequence is MIPAPDHGPSRRWAALLVAALLATGAARAAAQAEPELIDRIVAIVDEEAILQSDLDREIELYRLEKEYAGEKVTEEPATVRREMLERLIESKLIIAAARQADMQVDDEVIRQSVEQKIQQFVDHFGSMDALERELQRSGMTLGDYRNRMSSQLRDQQYLRLVVGKFIRPDVEVLENEVRQYYLDNLDQMPSEPDSLTIADIMIPVQPSVEVRQAVQAEVRRIQAALDSGRSFADVAREFSRGPNAKRGGIVGVVAPGDLFDANLDRAIFALQVGEVSEPVVSSRGVHLLRVDSLQDGNRRAISQIFLPIEVTQADVDAAKAAIDDARRRVVGGEAFSLVANEVSGDPASALNGGTLGTFRLEDLSPQFQEALGGVEVGQITEPVLTPAGWYVFKLLARTQGHMYTYDELKDNLRQVVENEKIEAKLADYVAELRTRFFIADKSG, encoded by the coding sequence ATGATTCCTGCGCCGGATCACGGTCCCTCCCGCCGCTGGGCCGCCTTGTTGGTGGCCGCGCTGCTGGCGACGGGCGCCGCACGGGCGGCGGCCCAGGCCGAACCCGAACTCATCGACCGCATCGTCGCCATCGTCGACGAGGAGGCGATCCTGCAGAGCGACCTCGACCGCGAGATCGAGCTGTACCGCCTGGAGAAGGAGTACGCCGGCGAGAAGGTGACCGAGGAGCCGGCCACCGTCCGGCGCGAGATGCTCGAGCGGCTCATCGAGAGCAAGCTGATCATCGCCGCGGCCCGGCAGGCCGACATGCAGGTCGACGACGAGGTCATCCGGCAGAGCGTCGAACAGAAGATCCAGCAGTTCGTCGACCACTTCGGTTCCATGGACGCCCTCGAACGCGAGCTCCAGCGCAGCGGCATGACCCTCGGCGACTACCGCAACCGGATGAGCAGCCAGCTCCGGGACCAGCAGTACCTGCGGCTGGTCGTCGGCAAGTTCATCCGGCCGGATGTCGAGGTGCTCGAGAACGAGGTGCGCCAGTACTACCTCGACAACCTCGACCAGATGCCCTCCGAGCCGGACAGCCTGACCATCGCCGACATCATGATCCCGGTGCAGCCTTCGGTCGAGGTGCGGCAGGCGGTTCAGGCCGAGGTCCGGCGCATCCAGGCGGCCCTCGACTCCGGGCGCTCGTTCGCCGACGTGGCGCGGGAATTCTCGCGCGGCCCGAACGCCAAGCGGGGCGGCATCGTGGGCGTCGTGGCGCCGGGCGATCTCTTCGACGCGAATCTCGATCGCGCCATCTTCGCCCTGCAGGTGGGCGAGGTGAGCGAGCCGGTGGTCTCGAGCCGGGGCGTGCACCTGCTGCGCGTCGACTCGTTGCAGGACGGCAACCGGCGGGCCATCAGCCAGATCTTCCTGCCCATCGAGGTCACCCAGGCCGACGTCGACGCGGCGAAGGCGGCCATCGACGACGCCCGCCGGCGGGTGGTCGGCGGCGAGGCCTTCAGCCTGGTGGCCAACGAGGTCAGCGGCGATCCGGCCAGCGCGCTGAACGGCGGCACCCTCGGCACCTTCCGCCTCGAGGACCTCTCGCCCCAGTTCCAGGAAGCCCTCGGCGGCGTGGAGGTGGGCCAGATCACCGAGCCCGTGCTCACGCCGGCCGGATGGTACGTCTTCAAGCTCCTCGCCCGCACCCAGGGCCACATGTACACCTACGACGAGCTGAAGGACAACCTGCGCCAGGTCGTGGAGAACGAGAAGATCGAGGCGAAGCTGGCCGACTACGTGGCCGAGCTGCGCACCCGGTTCTTCATCGCCGACAAGAGCGGCTAG
- a CDS encoding peptidyl-prolyl cis-trans isomerase: protein MRRALNRPNPTPARPTASLRILTLILAATAVLATGCGSGGESGSGDTSAILARVGDTAIRADYYEDRLARLERDELPRGENGEVLDMAGLEGKEKFLGSLITKEVMYQVAQQKFASDPQIVGARESLSGYEGEQVMWAHELKADVPDPSEETLRAHYAKMKHARTCQYVITDYVDQAREARAAALGGMDWLEVASRFHAGDPDPNGEYALSVPFGRYSEEFDGAIFATPIGGVSEPIKTEFGYWVVKVLEEKDVELPPFEDLRERIVNTFRARAKGQAQEDFKARAQEHYDYVLDEEALAIVFAGLPVGEEVFYPGTQDPVRREDLLPLDVPAAAADRLFYAYDQPGEGRHEVTVGQYKARFDDMSVFARPKRAQMLGGLRSAINTDVNKDLLRFETVRLGYDKHPDTVNAVRKKLEELLVNKLYTSVMPQGELSDAQRDSFWSEVGGQYALPETRDGRLVVCADEASALAARDEARAGTSWREILVARGTDAENKSRGGRFTGIRADGRGALRDALFGMEIGAVSDPFPTEDGRFAVVALDAVHPPRQPELSEVRDNVDQRLGNILAERAFQAALAEWQTQVAIEKFPENLGPLKSWDELHVAVSAPTH from the coding sequence ATGCGCCGCGCCCTGAACCGCCCGAACCCGACGCCCGCGCGCCCGACGGCGTCGCTGCGGATCCTCACCCTCATCCTGGCGGCGACCGCGGTCCTGGCGACCGGTTGCGGATCGGGCGGCGAGTCCGGCTCCGGCGACACGTCCGCGATCCTGGCCCGCGTGGGCGACACGGCCATCCGCGCCGACTACTACGAGGACCGCCTGGCCAGGCTCGAGCGCGACGAACTGCCGCGGGGAGAGAACGGCGAGGTGCTCGACATGGCCGGCCTCGAGGGCAAGGAGAAGTTCCTGGGCTCGCTCATCACCAAGGAAGTCATGTATCAGGTGGCCCAGCAGAAGTTCGCCTCCGATCCGCAGATCGTCGGGGCGCGCGAGAGCCTTAGCGGATACGAGGGCGAGCAGGTCATGTGGGCGCACGAGCTGAAGGCCGACGTGCCCGACCCGTCCGAGGAGACGCTCCGCGCGCACTATGCCAAGATGAAGCACGCGCGGACCTGCCAGTACGTCATCACCGACTACGTCGACCAGGCGCGGGAGGCCCGCGCGGCGGCCCTCGGCGGCATGGACTGGCTCGAGGTCGCCTCCCGGTTCCATGCCGGCGATCCCGACCCGAACGGCGAGTACGCGCTGAGCGTGCCCTTCGGCCGCTACAGCGAGGAATTCGACGGTGCCATCTTCGCCACGCCGATCGGCGGCGTCTCCGAGCCCATCAAGACCGAGTTCGGCTACTGGGTCGTGAAGGTGCTCGAGGAGAAGGACGTCGAACTGCCGCCCTTCGAGGACCTGCGCGAGCGCATCGTGAACACCTTCCGGGCCCGCGCCAAGGGCCAGGCCCAGGAGGACTTCAAGGCCCGGGCCCAGGAGCATTACGACTACGTGCTCGACGAGGAGGCGCTGGCCATCGTCTTCGCCGGCCTGCCGGTGGGCGAGGAGGTCTTCTATCCGGGCACCCAGGATCCGGTCCGGCGCGAGGATCTGCTGCCCCTGGACGTTCCCGCCGCGGCGGCCGACCGTCTCTTCTACGCCTACGACCAGCCGGGGGAAGGCCGCCACGAGGTCACCGTCGGCCAGTACAAGGCCCGGTTCGACGACATGAGCGTCTTCGCGCGGCCCAAGCGGGCGCAGATGCTGGGTGGCCTGCGCAGCGCCATCAACACTGACGTGAACAAGGACCTGCTGCGGTTCGAGACGGTCCGTCTCGGCTACGACAAGCATCCGGACACCGTGAACGCGGTCCGCAAGAAGCTCGAAGAGCTCCTCGTGAACAAGCTCTACACCTCGGTCATGCCCCAGGGCGAACTCTCCGACGCCCAGCGTGATTCCTTCTGGTCGGAAGTGGGCGGCCAGTACGCCCTGCCCGAGACGCGGGACGGCCGGCTCGTCGTCTGCGCCGACGAGGCTTCGGCGCTCGCGGCCCGGGACGAGGCGCGGGCGGGCACCAGTTGGCGGGAGATCCTGGTGGCCCGCGGCACCGACGCCGAGAACAAGTCCCGCGGCGGCCGCTTCACGGGCATCCGCGCCGACGGCCGCGGCGCCCTGCGCGACGCCCTGTTCGGCATGGAGATCGGGGCGGTCAGCGATCCGTTCCCCACCGAGGACGGCCGCTTCGCCGTGGTGGCCCTGGACGCCGTGCACCCGCCGCGTCAGCCCGAGCTGTCCGAGGTGCGCGACAACGTCGACCAGCGGCTGGGGAACATCCTCGCCGAGCGGGCGTTCCAGGCGGCCCTGGCCGAGTGGCAGACCCAGGTCGCGATCGAGAAGTTCCCCGAGAACCTGGGCCCGCTGAAGTCGTGGGACGAGCTGCACGTCGCGGTGTCGGCCCCGACCCACTAG
- a CDS encoding peptidyl-prolyl cis-trans isomerase, producing the protein MSRSLRPLAPSSRRSRAGFRLLLPVLAALAGLVLLAGCGGGDKSGAEADAVLLAKVGEVPITSQTYRLRLALTAAEDLPRGEDGQLLDTSTPAGRRAFLDHLVDNQVLAQTAEALGYGAGQDIAHARSSLTAYEAGMALWRDEINEPAGFISTEQFDAYYEKMGSTRTGRILVTDFLENAQAARTMALAGTPWEDVVARYHTGQEDPMGRYVLEIPFGRYKVEVEDAVYGVGIGEVTEPVQTSYGYLIVQVESEKAGRRPPVEKARASILDHIRRRNIRRLQAKMRETVHRNYDFVIESAALQTVYDGLPRTVADQRSLTGEQLPPLNVSTVAMESPFYHYKTPEGIERVYTVGDFKVKFDRMTGSQRPTREGLIAGLRAMVAAEVEKALFTFEADQRGYPQDPGVQIRVEAKIEEMLIKKLKDEALDIDRRVTAAQLDSFWTLHSAEFELPETRNGRLVVCLVEEFANEAREAALKGVDWDQIVARYDSDAVNRERQGRLLGVRADGEGALRDLLFAMEPGQVSEVFELDEGRFAVARLDEVRPPSAPDKVASAEAAGVRIRRDRERTQLDRLMAGWRRDIVIELHEENLADLPSWDEIHETPVPDNVVPRYIPRP; encoded by the coding sequence ATGTCCCGCTCGCTGCGTCCCCTGGCGCCCTCTTCCCGCCGTTCCCGGGCCGGTTTCCGGCTCCTCCTCCCGGTCCTGGCCGCCCTGGCCGGACTCGTGCTCCTGGCCGGCTGCGGCGGCGGCGACAAGTCCGGCGCCGAGGCCGATGCGGTGCTGCTGGCCAAGGTGGGCGAGGTCCCCATCACGTCGCAGACCTACCGTCTGCGGCTGGCCCTCACGGCGGCCGAGGACCTGCCCCGGGGCGAGGACGGGCAGCTTCTGGACACGTCGACGCCGGCGGGCCGGCGCGCCTTCCTGGACCACCTCGTCGACAACCAGGTCCTGGCCCAGACGGCCGAGGCCCTCGGCTACGGCGCCGGGCAGGACATCGCCCACGCCCGCAGTTCGCTGACGGCGTACGAGGCGGGCATGGCCCTGTGGCGGGACGAGATCAACGAGCCGGCGGGCTTCATCTCCACCGAGCAGTTCGACGCCTACTACGAGAAGATGGGCTCGACCCGCACGGGCCGGATCCTGGTGACGGACTTCCTGGAGAACGCCCAGGCCGCGCGGACGATGGCCCTCGCGGGCACGCCGTGGGAGGACGTGGTGGCGCGCTACCACACCGGCCAGGAGGATCCCATGGGCCGGTACGTCCTGGAGATCCCCTTCGGGCGCTACAAGGTCGAGGTCGAGGACGCCGTCTACGGCGTCGGCATCGGCGAGGTGACCGAGCCTGTCCAGACGAGCTACGGCTACCTGATCGTCCAGGTGGAATCGGAGAAGGCCGGTCGCCGGCCGCCCGTCGAGAAGGCCCGCGCCAGCATCCTCGACCACATCCGCCGGCGGAACATCCGGCGCCTGCAGGCCAAGATGCGCGAGACGGTGCACAGGAACTACGATTTCGTGATCGAGTCCGCGGCCCTGCAGACGGTGTACGACGGTCTGCCGCGCACCGTGGCCGACCAGCGCAGCCTGACCGGCGAGCAGCTGCCGCCGCTGAACGTCTCGACCGTCGCCATGGAATCGCCCTTCTACCACTACAAGACCCCCGAGGGCATCGAGCGGGTCTACACCGTCGGCGACTTCAAGGTGAAGTTCGACCGCATGACCGGATCCCAGCGCCCGACGCGGGAGGGGCTCATCGCGGGTCTGCGTGCCATGGTCGCCGCCGAGGTGGAGAAGGCCCTCTTCACCTTCGAGGCCGACCAGCGCGGCTATCCGCAGGACCCCGGCGTGCAGATCCGGGTCGAGGCGAAGATCGAGGAGATGCTCATCAAGAAATTGAAGGACGAGGCCCTCGACATCGATCGCCGGGTCACGGCGGCCCAGCTCGATTCGTTCTGGACCCTGCACAGCGCCGAATTCGAACTGCCCGAGACGCGCAACGGCCGCCTCGTGGTCTGCCTGGTCGAGGAATTCGCCAACGAGGCCCGGGAGGCGGCGCTCAAGGGTGTCGACTGGGACCAGATCGTCGCGCGCTACGACAGCGATGCGGTCAACCGCGAGCGCCAGGGGCGCCTGCTCGGCGTGCGGGCCGATGGCGAGGGAGCCCTCCGCGACCTCCTCTTCGCCATGGAGCCCGGCCAGGTCAGCGAGGTCTTCGAGCTGGACGAAGGCCGCTTCGCCGTGGCCCGCCTGGACGAGGTCCGGCCGCCTTCCGCGCCGGACAAGGTCGCGTCGGCCGAGGCGGCGGGCGTGCGGATCCGGCGCGACCGGGAGCGGACCCAGCTCGACCGGCTCATGGCGGGCTGGCGCCGGGACATCGTGATCGAACTGCACGAGGAGAACCTCGCCGATCTGCCGTCCTGGGACGAGATCCACGAGACGCCGGTGCCGGACAACGTGGTGCCCCGCTACATTCCGCGCCCCTGA